GAATCAGAATTACTGGCATCACTTTTAAAATCACTTCCGCTTTATGCAGAGGGATTGGGCTGGCTTCTGCCTGCGCTAGTTGGGGCGCTTGCCGGCTGGGCATTTGACAAGCTGGTACAATCTAAAGAGTTAAAGACGGCTTCAGAGTAAAAGCCAGATAGAGTGAAGGGACCAGGCATGAAGAATGCCTGGTCCCTTCTTTTTTTTAGTTATTCATTTCTTCCCACTCCGACCGTAGGATCCCCATATTGATTCGATCGTAAATTTTGCCATCACGATGGACTGCCTGTCTGATCCTGCCCTCGATTTGAAAGCCAGCTTTTTGATAAGCGCGTATCCCCCGCTCATTATATTCAATGACGTCCAGGCCAACGCGGCTCAGGTTCAGTTCATGGAATGCGTATCGGAGGATGAGCTGTAACGCTTCGGATCCGTACCCTTTTCCTCGATCATTTGCGTTGCCGATGCCCATTGCAAGCATTCCTGCCCTGTTATTCCATTCGATGCTGTGGATGACAATAAAACCTATCAACCTGTCATCCTCGATAGTCCTTAAGCGGAAGTAAAAGCTACTCGAACCAGGATCACCCTCACCTTCAAAATGCTCAACCGGGCGAGGTATCGCAATATCTGTGTCAACATTTCTAAGGTACTCCGGATCTTCATCCCACGAAGCGATGATTTCTGTATCCCCTTCCCTTTTAGCTGTAAGCTTTAGCGTTTGTCCGCGAAAAAGATTTTTGGTCATTATTTTTCTCCTATTCTAGTATTAATTTCACCTCTTCATCTGAAAAAACCAAGTTATATATACGCAATATTCTATCCCCTTTAAGTTTGATATTTCCATCTTATGGTTTCCTGGAGTTATAGGCAATAAAAACTTTCGGTGTGGAGGGTTTCTAACAGTAGAAAGAGGCAGCCACAATAATGTGGTCTGCCCCAACTCTATGTGTTTTTTTACATCATCACTTCGAAATCAGCCTTGTGTAAACTCTTTTAAACGGCCGCCTGTTTGCTTCACCAAAGTTCTTCACCAAGAGCGGGATAAACAGAGGCAGTATGATGATGGCGTATAAGAACAATCCTACTAGAAGGATCGACGAGATTTGCAGCAAGGACATCATTTCTGATGGCATCATCGCTGTGAAGGTACCGCCGAGTATAATGCTGCAGAGGTGATCACTAGCCACAAAAAAGACTGCCAGGTTTAAAACCAGACAGTCCAGCTATTTAGAAGGTGTTATAAATATTCGCACACTCTTCACCTGTTGGCTCATAAAAACAATGAAGCTTAAATCGGCCGACATGCGGCTGATTGTACCAAGTCGGCGGACAATCCCCTGGCGGACGGAAATACCACAGGCTGAATTTTGCCGGCCACAGCCTCTCCCCTTTAAGCGCACGCCTTGCGAGTCTTTTCTCAACCTCTCTTGCCCTCTGATAAAAATAACCCTTTTGTGTTGCTTCAAAAGCATGTTCCTGATAAATCATCTGCGGCACGGTCCTTAATCCCTTAAAATCAGAACAGTTCGCACGTATCCGGTTGATCCCTACATTTCCCACCATTAACATCCCCTGCTGCCCTTCACCCTCAGCCTCTGCTCTCAACAATCGCGCCAGCAGATCAACATCAGCCTCCGTATGCTTTACTACTGCCATGGCATAACCTCCACCATCGGATTCTCCGTTCAGAGGTGAATAACCCACCTGTTTACAGGGCTACACTCCTTCACTTCTATTCCTATTATTCAAGAGCTTGGGCTATACGGTTTTCTTATTCATAATCGATAACAAATCTCTTTTGCACGTATAAGATGATATCAGGACGAAGGCGGCGATAATCATGGAAAATGAGCGGAAGGAACTTTTTGGCGCGTGGATTCAGGCATCCGGTACCACTCTTGCGGCAATTGGAAGCACCCCTTTCAAGAATTTAACCGAAGGCCAGCTGACTAGCTTTAACCTGTGGGGAAACGAGCTTCAGGCTTTGGGTAATGCACTGATTGCTGACAGCGAGCGCTATTTTACAATGGAGAAGATTGGAAACATGATCCAGTCGGCAGGGAATATTACGGTGATTGCGGGCATTCTTCTTCCTGTGGATGATGAAACGGAACAGGGGCTGGATATCAAAGGAAATCTGATACAGGCATTAGGAGGCAGCGCCGTCCTAAATGATACATTAGCAAATGGGCATTCCCTAGAATCAATCTACCATTTATATGGAAACTTACTTCAAATCATCGGGAATTCAATGCAAGCAATCTCAGGCATCATAGAGCTACAGGGTGGGGTGGGTGAAAATATCAATACAGCCGGGAGTTGGATTCAGGCTACAGGCTCCATTATTGAGGCAGTTGGTTCCACAATAGATTATTTGGATGAAACTGGATAAAAAGCAGAAATATTCTTGTTTTCCTCAACACGACCGGGGTAAATTCATAATACCTTTATTAGGTAATCCAGCATTCGAGGAGGTATTTTACATGGCAAAGAATCAGGAAAACGGAAGGGAACGTGAGGAATATTTCAAGGACCGTACTGGTACAGATGATGCACGATTCCACGCTGTGCCTCATGATGAACAGGGTTGGGCTGTCAAAAAGGAAGGCCAGGATGACCCAGAGCTTACGACCGACTCAAGATCCCAAGCTGTGAGTGAAGCAAAACGAATGGCTGAAGAAGCTGGCACAATGGCATACATTCATGATGAAGACGGCAAGATTAAGGATCAGTTTAAATATAACAATTAGCAGACATTTTAAGCAGGACGTTAGAACTTACTCAAATCGCAAATGTCTCTATCAATCTATTAAAATAAGCGAAGCCTTGCAGATAGCTGCAAGGCTTTTTTACACAATTATGCTTTTAAAACATCATGGTCGACATAACGCTCGCCGTTCAGTTCACTGATGACGTTGATGGCAACCTTCGCACCGTCCCCAGCTGTGATGATTGTGTGCATACTTACGCCTGCGCATGTGCCTGCAGCCCAAACACCTTCAACATTTGTTTTACCAGCAGTGTCGACGTCGAAAATCGTCTTGATTCTTGGCTCTGTGCCATCTTTTGTTGCAAGACCTGATGCTTCAGCTACATCAGTCATCATGCCTGACGCGATGATGACATGCTTTGCTTCATACTCGCCATTTTCAGTTACAACTTTAACGCCGCTGTCAGTTTTACTGACAGAAATCACTGTTGTTTCAACGAATTCAGCACCGTGTTTTTTGGCTTGATTGATACCAGTTTCAACTAAGTCAGGACCTGCGATTTCAGGAGCGCCGTAGTGGTTCTCCATCCAGGCACGCTTCGTTACGCTTTTATTGTTATCCAGCACGATTGTTTTCTTGCCAGCCTTTGCTGTGAAAATCGCTGCGCTTCCACCTGCGGGGCCTGCTCCGATAGTTGCTACATCATACATAGGAAAATTCCTCCTTTTCTTTATTTCAATATAATCATAACAGATTTCTTTCTATAGGCGAATATTTTAAAACTAGGAGTTCCGCCTCAAAAAAACACACCCAAAAGGATGAGCTATTCCAGCTTGATTCGCGGGTCCACCACACCATAAAGGATATCGGCGATCATATTCCCAAGGATCATGATGGTAGAGAACATCATCGTCAGATTCATAACCATCGCATGATCGCGCATGTTAATCGACTTGATGAACAGCTGGCCGATTCCGGGATAAGTAAAAATTGTTTCAACAATGATCGCACCATTCACGATGTTCACTAAATCAATTCCCAGAAAGGTGACGATTGGAATCAGGGAGTTTTTTAGAATGTGGACATTATAAATCCTCTTATCCGAAACTCCAATGGATTTTGCCGTTCTAACAAATTCCTTTCGGCTGTTTTCAACGATATCATCCCTCAGAAATTGTGTGTATGTAGCTGTCCCGACAATCCCCAATACAGTTGCCGGCAAAATGAGATGATGAACCCTGTCCAGCCAGTATTCCCATGTCCCCTCAGGCACCGTGATATCGACTGAGCCATTGGAAGGAAACCAGTTCAGCTCGAACGAAAAGAAATAGATCGAGTAAACGGAAACAACAATCAACGGCAGGGAAAGTCCAGTATAATTCATTCCGCTAATCAGCTTGTCTCCCAGTGTATTGGGGTTCCGGCCAGCGTACCTTCCCATGAAAAAAGACAACACATAGGTGATCAGCAAGGAAGTAATTCCGAGAACGAGGGTATTGGTCATTTTTTCCCGAAGAATTACCGAAACCGGCACACGGTAATACGAAGATATTCCCAGATCGCCCGTCAGAAAACTGCCAATCCACTTTCTATATTCCATCCATAGAATTGCAAGGTCATAATCGGTCGCCATCACCCTTGGCATCATCATGAACAAAAAGAAGACAACCATAGAGGTCAGCAGCAAACTAGGAATGGCGATCATGATTCTTTTAAAGGAAAAGATCAATACTTTCATGTTAAACCCTCTCGAACATCAGCTGTTGTGGTGATGAAAAATTCGGAGCACACGCACCAACTGCTCCAGATTCTTGTCGTTACCTTTATTTTACTAATGGAATCAATATTTTCATATACTAAATCATTAATAAAGAATAAAAATAGCCAGCCAGTTTGCCTGGCAGGCCATGACCATCTTGCTATTAAGGTGTCTGCTGGTATAGCAGCGCCTGGGCAATCCCCACAAAATACTCTGATTCCCGGATGATATGGTCGAGCACTACTTTGGCTGTTGGGTTATTTTTCACCGCTTCACTTTCATTTTTAATTTGCTCGCACAATTTGATAAAATTAAGACTTTGCTGCAAATAATATGAGGTCAGCTTCAATACATGCTGATGAAGCTGGGCAGGTATGTAGTTGCACGATCTCGTCACCGTTTCAATGAATCTCAAAACCTGATGTCGTGTCTCCCCCAATACCTTCTCCCACTGCTTCAGGGCATCCACATATTCCTGTTCCAGATCAGGTGTCAACTCCCTGATCACGACGGTATGCTCCTCCTCCTGATGCTTCCAGAACTCGGCCTCATCCAAGATTCTCAAGGGCATCTGCTGGCCATAATAGAATTGCATGCTCTCACCCTCCTCCAAACTGTAATCGTATGAAATGTATGTTTTTCTAACCATATATATGCCAACTGAGAATATGTTAAAGTAAGGGTATGATTCGATAAAATCGAACTAAGTGTAATGGAGGAGAGCTTATGAGGGAACTTTTTGTGCCAGGTACAGAAGATGTCTTTCAGTTATTTTCAAGTGTACACCTATATACACTTGCTGCTTTCCTGCTTATGATCATTTTGCTCTTCTTGTTCCGAAAACCGTTGAGAAACCCCAATATCAATCGTATTGCACGGGTTGGATTATTTTTAGTTCTGATCATTTCTGAAATTAGCCTGCAGG
This window of the Mesobacillus jeotgali genome carries:
- a CDS encoding DUF2188 domain-containing protein; translation: MAKNQENGREREEYFKDRTGTDDARFHAVPHDEQGWAVKKEGQDDPELTTDSRSQAVSEAKRMAEEAGTMAYIHDEDGKIKDQFKYNN
- a CDS encoding cell wall hydrolase, which translates into the protein MAVVKHTEADVDLLARLLRAEAEGEGQQGMLMVGNVGINRIRANCSDFKGLRTVPQMIYQEHAFEATQKGYFYQRAREVEKRLARRALKGERLWPAKFSLWYFRPPGDCPPTWYNQPHVGRFKLHCFYEPTGEECANIYNTF
- a CDS encoding DUF2935 domain-containing protein, translating into MQFYYGQQMPLRILDEAEFWKHQEEEHTVVIRELTPDLEQEYVDALKQWEKVLGETRHQVLRFIETVTRSCNYIPAQLHQHVLKLTSYYLQQSLNFIKLCEQIKNESEAVKNNPTAKVVLDHIIRESEYFVGIAQALLYQQTP
- a CDS encoding GNAT family N-acetyltransferase, whose protein sequence is MTKNLFRGQTLKLTAKREGDTEIIASWDEDPEYLRNVDTDIAIPRPVEHFEGEGDPGSSSFYFRLRTIEDDRLIGFIVIHSIEWNNRAGMLAMGIGNANDRGKGYGSEALQLILRYAFHELNLSRVGLDVIEYNERGIRAYQKAGFQIEGRIRQAVHRDGKIYDRINMGILRSEWEEMNN
- a CDS encoding DUF6944 family repetitive protein yields the protein MENERKELFGAWIQASGTTLAAIGSTPFKNLTEGQLTSFNLWGNELQALGNALIADSERYFTMEKIGNMIQSAGNITVIAGILLPVDDETEQGLDIKGNLIQALGGSAVLNDTLANGHSLESIYHLYGNLLQIIGNSMQAISGIIELQGGVGENINTAGSWIQATGSIIEAVGSTIDYLDETG
- a CDS encoding FAD-dependent oxidoreductase, which produces MYDVATIGAGPAGGSAAIFTAKAGKKTIVLDNNKSVTKRAWMENHYGAPEIAGPDLVETGINQAKKHGAEFVETTVISVSKTDSGVKVVTENGEYEAKHVIIASGMMTDVAEASGLATKDGTEPRIKTIFDVDTAGKTNVEGVWAAGTCAGVSMHTIITAGDGAKVAINVISELNGERYVDHDVLKA
- a CDS encoding ABC transporter permease is translated as MKVLIFSFKRIMIAIPSLLLTSMVVFFLFMMMPRVMATDYDLAILWMEYRKWIGSFLTGDLGISSYYRVPVSVILREKMTNTLVLGITSLLITYVLSFFMGRYAGRNPNTLGDKLISGMNYTGLSLPLIVVSVYSIYFFSFELNWFPSNGSVDITVPEGTWEYWLDRVHHLILPATVLGIVGTATYTQFLRDDIVENSRKEFVRTAKSIGVSDKRIYNVHILKNSLIPIVTFLGIDLVNIVNGAIIVETIFTYPGIGQLFIKSINMRDHAMVMNLTMMFSTIMILGNMIADILYGVVDPRIKLE